The [Bacillus] selenitireducens MLS10 genome includes a region encoding these proteins:
- the meaB gene encoding methylmalonyl Co-A mutase-associated GTPase MeaB has protein sequence MVKRLNDMTIPELFEAIRSGNQRALARAISFAEDQSLSSHDYRELMGLVFQDQKKSSIAGVTGSPGAGKSTLVSRLVKAWRKEGRKVAILAVDPTSPFSGGALLGDRIRMHDHEGDPGVFIRSMGTRGSLGGLAEACQDAVRLLETAGYDHIIVETVGVGQSELDIMKVADTIILTLYPSGGDLIQAFKAGIMEIADVFVMNKADLPGVEQLKQELEDLLHLTKTDEDWMPPIIQTVATTGEGISALGDAITGHGDWLKQGDGTRRRKDQLHFEVERRLITRLKEELATYMEEAVNGAADEDPYTLADRVYAKWREEEHD, from the coding sequence ATGGTGAAACGGCTGAACGACATGACGATTCCTGAGCTGTTCGAAGCCATCCGATCCGGCAATCAGCGTGCGCTGGCGAGAGCGATTTCCTTTGCTGAGGATCAATCGCTCTCTTCGCACGACTACCGGGAACTGATGGGTTTGGTGTTTCAGGATCAGAAAAAAAGCAGCATAGCCGGCGTGACCGGCTCTCCTGGGGCAGGGAAAAGCACCCTCGTCAGCCGGCTCGTGAAAGCGTGGCGCAAAGAGGGGCGGAAGGTGGCGATTCTTGCCGTCGACCCGACGAGCCCCTTCTCGGGCGGGGCCCTCCTCGGGGACCGGATCCGTATGCACGATCACGAAGGGGACCCCGGGGTCTTCATCCGCTCAATGGGGACGAGGGGCAGCCTTGGCGGTCTTGCGGAGGCGTGTCAGGATGCTGTTCGTCTCCTTGAGACTGCGGGCTATGATCATATCATTGTGGAGACTGTCGGGGTAGGGCAGTCAGAGCTTGATATCATGAAGGTCGCAGACACGATCATCCTCACCCTGTATCCGTCCGGCGGGGATCTGATTCAGGCCTTTAAGGCCGGCATCATGGAGATTGCAGATGTGTTCGTGATGAACAAGGCCGATCTCCCGGGGGTCGAACAGCTGAAGCAGGAACTCGAAGATCTCCTTCACCTTACAAAGACGGACGAAGATTGGATGCCGCCGATTATTCAGACGGTGGCGACAACAGGCGAGGGGATTTCGGCGCTTGGCGATGCGATTACCGGACACGGTGACTGGCTGAAGCAGGGAGACGGAACGAGGCGAAGGAAGGACCAGCTTCACTTTGAGGTGGAGCGGCGGCTCATCACCCGACTGAAAGAGGAACTCGCTACGTATATGGAAGAAGCGGTCAACGGTGCCGCGGATGAAGATCCGTACACGCTGGCTGACCGTGTGTATGCAAAGTGGAGAGAAGAAGAGCACGACTGA
- a CDS encoding acyl-CoA dehydrogenase, translating into MNFLLTDEQEMIRKMVRDFATNEVAPTAEERDEEERFDRGIFDQMAELGLTGIPWPEEYGGIGADYVSYVIAVEELSRVCASTGVTLSAHISLAGWPIYTFGNEDQKQKYLRGLAEGTYLGAYGLTEPGAGSDAAGMKTTAKRDGDDYILDGSKIYITNGGEADIYVVFALTDPEKKHKGVTAFIVEKGMEGFTMGKKERKMGIRSSPTLEIIFDGVRVPKENRLGEEGEGFKIAMMTLDGGRNGIAAQAVGIAQGALDEAVAYAKERKQFGKPIGAQQGIGFKLADMATKVEASRLLTYQAAWLESEGKSYGKASAMSKLFAGDSAMEVTTEAVQVFGGYGYTKDYPVERYMRDAKITQIYEGTNEIQRLVISKMLMNE; encoded by the coding sequence ATGAATTTTTTACTGACCGATGAACAGGAAATGATCCGCAAGATGGTACGGGACTTTGCCACGAACGAGGTGGCCCCGACGGCCGAAGAGCGGGACGAAGAAGAACGTTTTGACCGGGGGATCTTTGATCAGATGGCGGAGCTTGGTCTGACGGGCATTCCATGGCCGGAAGAGTACGGCGGCATCGGAGCTGATTACGTCAGCTACGTCATTGCCGTTGAAGAACTCTCGAGAGTCTGTGCGTCGACAGGAGTGACGCTGAGTGCGCATATTTCCCTTGCCGGCTGGCCGATCTACACGTTTGGCAACGAGGATCAAAAGCAGAAGTATCTTCGCGGCCTTGCAGAGGGGACCTACCTCGGCGCATACGGTCTCACCGAGCCCGGGGCCGGCAGTGACGCCGCGGGCATGAAGACGACTGCAAAGCGGGACGGCGACGACTACATCCTCGATGGCTCGAAGATTTACATCACGAACGGCGGCGAGGCGGATATCTACGTTGTCTTTGCCCTGACGGATCCGGAGAAAAAGCATAAAGGGGTAACGGCCTTTATTGTCGAAAAAGGCATGGAAGGCTTCACGATGGGGAAGAAGGAGCGCAAGATGGGCATCCGCTCCTCACCAACCCTGGAGATTATTTTTGACGGGGTCCGCGTGCCGAAGGAGAACCGTCTCGGTGAAGAAGGGGAAGGTTTCAAGATTGCGATGATGACCCTCGACGGCGGCAGAAACGGCATCGCCGCCCAGGCGGTGGGGATCGCCCAGGGAGCCCTTGATGAGGCGGTGGCGTATGCGAAAGAACGCAAGCAGTTCGGCAAGCCGATCGGTGCCCAGCAGGGGATCGGGTTCAAACTCGCGGATATGGCGACGAAAGTCGAGGCGTCACGCCTTCTGACGTATCAGGCGGCATGGCTTGAAAGTGAAGGCAAATCGTACGGGAAAGCATCGGCCATGTCGAAGCTCTTCGCCGGGGATTCGGCGATGGAAGTGACGACGGAAGCGGTTCAGGTCTTTGGCGGATATGGCTACACGAAGGATTATCCGGTGGAGCGGTACATGCGTGACGCGAAGATCACACAGATTTATGAAGGAACAAACGAGATTCAGCGCCTTGTCATCTCGAAAATGCTGATGAACGAATAA
- a CDS encoding acyl-CoA dehydrogenase, protein MNLHFTEEQIMMRNMVRQFAAERVAPFVEEMEMNETFPDALLREMGELGLLGIPVEEEHGGAGMDFTSYIIAIHELSKVSATLGVILSVHTSVGTNPIRYYGTADQISRYVPKLASGEWLGAFALSEPGAGSDAASLRTTAKKDGDHYILNGSKAWITNGGYADTYIVFAKTDPDAGKKGITAFIVEKDTPGFTVLAKERKMGLLGSSTTGLAFEDCRIHESRRLGEEGQGYTIALSNLDYGRVGIAAQALGIAEAALEHATDYAKERKQFGKPIAMQQGLAFKLADMATAVEAAKLLTYSAANRKDQGLTTGIEASMAKTFASDTAMKVTTEAIQVFGGYGYTKDYPVERFFRDAKVTQIYEGTNEIQRIVIAGQLLKD, encoded by the coding sequence ATGAACCTTCACTTTACAGAAGAACAAATCATGATGCGCAATATGGTCAGACAGTTTGCCGCGGAGCGGGTAGCTCCTTTTGTGGAAGAGATGGAAATGAACGAGACGTTCCCGGATGCGCTTCTCAGGGAAATGGGGGAACTCGGCCTGCTCGGGATCCCCGTTGAAGAAGAACACGGCGGTGCAGGAATGGATTTTACGTCGTACATCATCGCGATCCATGAGCTCTCAAAAGTCAGTGCGACCCTCGGCGTCATCCTGTCGGTGCACACCTCTGTCGGAACCAATCCGATCCGCTATTACGGCACGGCAGATCAGATCAGCCGCTACGTGCCGAAACTCGCGTCAGGGGAGTGGCTCGGGGCTTTTGCCCTCTCTGAACCCGGTGCCGGGAGTGACGCGGCGAGTCTGAGGACGACGGCCAAAAAAGACGGCGATCACTACATCTTAAACGGCAGTAAGGCATGGATCACGAACGGCGGTTACGCGGATACGTACATCGTCTTTGCCAAAACCGACCCGGATGCAGGGAAAAAGGGCATCACAGCCTTCATTGTGGAGAAAGATACACCGGGCTTTACGGTGCTTGCAAAAGAGCGGAAGATGGGACTTCTCGGCTCGAGTACGACAGGGCTTGCCTTTGAAGACTGCCGCATCCATGAGAGCCGGCGCCTCGGCGAAGAGGGGCAAGGATACACGATCGCCCTCAGTAACCTGGACTACGGCCGCGTCGGAATTGCCGCCCAGGCACTCGGGATCGCCGAAGCAGCCCTTGAACATGCGACGGATTATGCCAAAGAGCGAAAACAGTTCGGCAAACCGATCGCCATGCAGCAGGGCCTTGCCTTTAAGCTTGCGGATATGGCGACGGCGGTGGAAGCGGCGAAGCTGTTGACCTACAGTGCAGCGAACCGAAAAGATCAGGGTCTCACAACCGGGATCGAGGCTTCGATGGCGAAGACGTTCGCATCCGACACGGCGATGAAGGTGACGACAGAGGCGATTCAGGTCTTTGGCGGCTATGGCTATACGAAAGATTATCCCGTCGAGCGCTTCTTCAGGGATGCAAAAGTGACGCAGATTTATGAAGGGACGAATGAAATTCAGCGCATCGTCATCGCCGGACAGCTGTTAAAAGACTGA